The DNA window GGGCGGGTGGCGCCCGCCGAGGTCGCGCGGGCCGCCCTCTGGCTCGCGAGCGACGAGAGCGGCGGCGTCAACGGCGCGAGCGTACGGCTCGCCTGACGCGAGAGAGTTTGGTTGGGGGAGAGCGAGCGGGCTGTGGTTGCCCGCGATGATGGTTGGAAGGGGCGGGAGCCCCAGATGGAGGATCGGATGAGTCGGATTGGAACCTTGATGATCTGCGCGGCGACGCTCGCGCTCGGCCTGGGCTGTGACGACGGCCGCGGTGGTGAAGACGGCGGCGGCATCGTCCTCATGGACAGCGGCCCCGACACGACGCCGGACACCGGCACCCCGCCGCCCCCCACGGACAGCGGCCCCGGCGACTCCTGCCCGCCGATGGAAGCCCCGGCCCCTTCCCCGGCTCCGGTTTGCGCGGCGTCGACCCTCTCCTGCCTGATGGGCGCCATGACGGCCGAAGACCAGCAGGCATGCATCGACGCGGACCCCATGCCGATGGAGTGCGACGCCTGCATCCTGCAGGACCTCATCTTCACCTGCTCCAACCCGATGGGCGGGGGCTGTGACGATCAGTGGGGCGAAGTTCAGTGCTGCCTGGCCGACGAGTGCGGAAGCACGCCGGCCGGCCCCGAGCGCGAGGCGTGTTTGAACGCGGCGATCGGTGACATGGCGACGCCGGGGCCCTGCGCTGGCGACTTCAGCACCTTTGCGATGTGCGCCAACTCGGCCGCGATGGCCGGTCGGTGCGGAATCACGCAGGCGTGCTTCATGATGTCGGGCGGCTTCAACCCGGACTTCCGGCCGTTCCGGCCCATTCCCCATCAGTACTGGATGGAAGCCGGCGCGCTGTTCCAGAGCCTTCCTTCCGTACGCTGACTCCAAAGAAAAGATAGGAGTCCTAAGAGGGTGTGACGTCGCGTACGTCACACCCTCTTTGTCTTCTGCTCGTCGCAACATCTGATGGGGTCACGACCACACACGTTCCCTACTGACGAAGGTCCACTGGTCAGCGACAGACCGCTTCGGCCGTGAAGCGCGCCTGCGTAACTTCCACGGCTGAGCGACCGGACGTGGAGCCTGCGGTTACGCCGAAGCGCCAACGAGACCCTGGGGATACCGTCGCCCCGCATGAAGTGCCTCCGCCGGAGTTCGTGCACCGAAGTGGCAGGGAGACGAAGCTCGGGAAGTGGCCCTCGATCGTCGTCTCGTCGCTCGGGGTGGACGGATCATCAGGGGTAACGACCAGCCGCAGCCACGTACTCACCGTGCTCCCGCTGGGTCCGTCGAGGCGCGTGTTCGGCGAACTGCTGCTCAAGTTCATACGCGCGCTGCCTGTGAGCCGCAGCAGGTGCACGGTGTCGGCGCTGGAGCCCGCGTACCGGTGCTCTAGCGCAAAGCCGGGCCCGATGGGAATGCTGGACGAGAACCCCGGACCTAGCGTGGGCATGACCGAGTCAGGGACCAACACCAGCGCCCACCCGACAGCTGGACTGGCGCTGCCTGCCTCCGCGGATACCCGGACGTACAGGTCCAGCGGATCATACCCAATCTCGATCGCGTCCTGCAGATACAGGGCGCCCTCGTCGTAGGGCGTCGAAGCCCTGAGGATCCTCTCGGCGGGGGACATGCAAAGCGGATCGCCTCCACAATCCGAGTAGGCTGAACCCAGCCGCGTCCGGGGCAGCGACAACAGGCTCCCCGTCGAATCGGCCACGAATGGACGCTCTTGGGCAAGCCCCATGCCGCTGTCGTCGCAGTAGTCGCAGGTCGCCGCGCTCTCGGGCGAAGTGAAGGCCGCGTCTACCCACGTGCAGCTGGCGCTGCAGCGGCGGCTGCCCGGGTTGCCGCACATCGTCACCCCCGACGCGGTTGTGCTCTGGACGCAGTCGAAGTCCTCGTCGGTGCGCGCGTCGCAGTCGTCGTCGCCGCCGTCGCAGGTCTCGGCCCGCGGGAGTACGCCGGAGCAGGGACCCCAGGTGCCGGCCGAGGTGCAGGTCTGGGACCCCGCCGAGCAGCGGCCCACGTCGGTGCCGCAGGGGCGCGTGTCGCCCAGGCTGCAGCCGCAGCCGCCGGGTACGTCGTCGATGCCCCCCATCGGGCCGCCCGAGCAGTCGTTGTCGATGCCGTCGCAGATCTCGGCCGCGGACGGGTTGACCATCCCGTTCGAGTCGTCGCAGTCGTCGTCGTTGTCGACATACGAAGAGCCCTCGTCTCCCGGGCAGAAGTCCATGCGCATGGCGGGATCCCCGAAGCCGTCCCGATCCGCGTCGAGGTAGAACGGGAGCCGGCCGTCCTCGTCGCTGACGCCGTCGCAGTCCTCGTCGCCCATGCCGCAGGGGTCGTACGGCGTGCCGCCCATCAGCCGCGGATAGACCGCGCCGGGACACTCCATCGGCCAGGTCCCCGAGACGCAGCGCTGCGTGCTCCGTCGGCAGATGCCGACGCCAGCCTGCGCCATCGGCGGGCCGCACGGCTGCTCGGCGCCGTCGGTGCACGCGCAGCCACCCACACGGTCGTCGGCGGTGCCGCTGCAGTTGTTGTCGACGCCGTCGCACACCTCGGACGCCGCCGGGTTGACGGCGCCGTCCCGGTCGTCGCAGTCCTCGCCGCGCAACACCCAGCCGGTGGGCGCCGTGCACTCCATCATCGTCATGGAGCCATCGCCGAAGTTGTCACCGTCGACGTCCCGGTAGTAGGTCTCGAGCACGCCCTCGTCGATGCGGGTGTCGCAGTCGTTGTCTCGACCGTCGCAGGCCTCGACCCCGCTCGTGTTGATGGTCGCGCGCGCGTCGTCGCAGTCGGTGCCGCGGTTCTCGCCGCCGTCGTCGCGGCGGTTGAAGCACGCGACCGCGATGAACCCGTCGCCGTCCCGATCGCCATCCCGCGCGACGGGGTCATGAATGGTCGAGGTGTCGCAGTCCTCGTCGAGCCCCTCGGCGTCGCAGACCTCCTGGGCGGTCCCGTAGCGCCGGGCGTCCTCGTCGTCGCAGTCCGTCCCTCCGCAGGACGGGCGCGGGTCCCCGTCGCCGTCGCCATCCCCGTTCATCATCGGGCCGTCCGAACAGGCATCGTCACGGCATGCGGCCATGGCTTCCTCGCAGATCTGGCCGGCGCCGCAGGGGCTCATGGCGCGAACGCAGCCGTCGGGAGCGGCGTCGGCGCTGGCCGGGTCGCAGCGCTCGACGCCCGTGCAGAAGAGACCATCGTCGCAGTCGCTGTCCCGCTCGCAGGCCGGGCCCGCGTCGTCGCGGCCCCCTCCACCGTCGGGGTTCGTGACCTCGCCGTCGCTCCCCGAGTCGACGGGGCCGGTGTCTCCCCCACACCCGTAGAGTCCGACCAACAGCGTCAACGCCCAAGCTCTCTTCGTCATCGTTCCTCCTCCGCGGATCGCGCCCGCGGCCCCTTCATCGACGCACGCCGCCACCGGTTGCGTGCGACACGCCAGAACGACACGACCCTTGCATGTACACCGCAAATGTCAACAGATGATGCCGAGTTGATGCGGGGACGGGGAGCCGAGGCTCGGCTGTGCTATCTGCCCCTCGTGAGCGCGCGCACCGTCATCGTCGGCGACGTCCATGGCTGCCGGCTGGAGCTCGAGGACCTGCTGGGGGAGATCGGGTTCGCCGGCGGGGACACCCTGATCGGCGCGGGGGATCTGCTCGGGAAGGGGCCCGATGGCGCGGGGGTGGTGAGGCTCTTTCGCGAGGGCGGGCACACGTCCGTGCTGGGCAATCACGACGCGAAGGTGCTCGCGTGGCGACGAGGGGAGCGGAGCCTGAAGGGGAGTCATCGCGAGCACGCGGACGGGATGACGGACGCGGACTGGGCCTGGCTCGAGGGGCTGCCGCTCTGGCTGCGGCTCCCGGACCACGGCGCGATCGTCGTGCACGGCGGTATCGTGCCGGGCCGGCCGGTGGAGTCGCACGATCCGAGCGTGCTCATGAACCTCCGCTCGCTCACCCCCGAGGGACTGCCGAGCAAGATGGTGGAGGACGGGGTGCCGTGGGCGAGCTGCTGGCGCGGGCCCGAGATCGTGGTCTTCGGGCACGACGCGCTCCGCGGGCTGCAGGTCTACGAGAAGGCGATCGGCCTCGACACGGGCTGCGTGTACGGCGGGGAGCTGACGGCGCTGGTGCTGCCCGAGGCGCGCATCGTGAGCGTGCCCGCGCGCGAGGCCTACACTCCCCTCGAGGCTTGAAGTGAAGGCTCGAACCATCCGGCTCTGCCCGCGCGCGCAGCTCGATCCTCGCGACGTCCGCGTGGTCCCGCTGGAGCGGGACGAGCACGGGCGGCCGCGCGAGGCGCTCGTGCTGCTCGACGAGGAGGGCGAGATCCGCGCCTACCTCAACCGCTGCGAGCACCTGCCGATCCCGCTCGACGGAGGCTCACGCGAGTTCCTCTCGGAGGACGGCAGTCACCTGCGCTGCGGCACGCACGGCGCCCTGTTCCGTCGCGAGGACGGGCTCTGCATCGTCGGGCCGTGCAAGGACGAGTCGCTGCTGTCGCTCCCGATCCGGGTGGCCGAAGACGGCTGGGTCGAGCTGATCGAGTAGCGCTACTCGGCGCTGACGGCCGCGTCGCCGTCAGCCACCGACGCCGGGGTGGAGAGCGGGCCGAGCTTGTTCCACGGCTTGTCTTCGCTGTGCTTCAAGAGCTGCGGGCGCGCCGTCAACACCTCTACCCCGTTGCGAGTCACCGCGATGGTGTGCTCGAACTGGGCGCTGAGGCTGCGGTCCTTGGTGAGCACGGTCCAGTGATCGCTGAGGATCTCGGTCTTGAAGTGACCGACGTTCACCATGGGCTCGATGGTGAAGACCATGCCGCGGCGCAGGCGCTTGCCCGCGCTGGGCTCGTAGTAGTGCGGGATCTGCGGCGGCATGTGGAACTCGCGCCCGACGCCGTGGCCGACGAACTCGCGCACGACCGACAGGCCCTCGCCCTCGACGTAGTCCTGGATGGCGCGGCCGATGTCACGCACCCGCGCGCCGTCCTTGACCGCCTGGATGCCGAGCTCCAGCGCCCAGCGCGCGGTCTCGACCACGTGCTTGGCCTCTTCGCTCGGCTCGCCGATGTAGAAGGTGGCGCTGGTGTCCCCGTGGAAGCCGTGCTCCTTGGGGTAATAGATGGTGACGTCGACGTTGATGATGTCGCCGTCCTTCAACACCTGCTTCGCGTCCGGGATGCCGTGGCAGACGCAGTCGTTGACCGACGTGCACACGCTCTTCGGGAACGGCGGGTTGCCGTAGTGGAGCGGCGAGGGGTAGCCGTCGTGGTCGAGGATCCACTCGTGCACGAG is part of the Sandaracinaceae bacterium genome and encodes:
- a CDS encoding putative metal-binding motif-containing protein — translated: MTKRAWALTLLVGLYGCGGDTGPVDSGSDGEVTNPDGGGGRDDAGPACERDSDCDDGLFCTGVERCDPASADAAPDGCVRAMSPCGAGQICEEAMAACRDDACSDGPMMNGDGDGDGDPRPSCGGTDCDDEDARRYGTAQEVCDAEGLDEDCDTSTIHDPVARDGDRDGDGFIAVACFNRRDDGGENRGTDCDDARATINTSGVEACDGRDNDCDTRIDEGVLETYYRDVDGDNFGDGSMTMMECTAPTGWVLRGEDCDDRDGAVNPAASEVCDGVDNNCSGTADDRVGGCACTDGAEQPCGPPMAQAGVGICRRSTQRCVSGTWPMECPGAVYPRLMGGTPYDPCGMGDEDCDGVSDEDGRLPFYLDADRDGFGDPAMRMDFCPGDEGSSYVDNDDDCDDSNGMVNPSAAEICDGIDNDCSGGPMGGIDDVPGGCGCSLGDTRPCGTDVGRCSAGSQTCTSAGTWGPCSGVLPRAETCDGGDDDCDARTDEDFDCVQSTTASGVTMCGNPGSRRCSASCTWVDAAFTSPESAATCDYCDDSGMGLAQERPFVADSTGSLLSLPRTRLGSAYSDCGGDPLCMSPAERILRASTPYDEGALYLQDAIEIGYDPLDLYVRVSAEAGSASPAVGWALVLVPDSVMPTLGPGFSSSIPIGPGFALEHRYAGSSADTVHLLRLTGSARMNLSSSSPNTRLDGPSGSTVSTWLRLVVTPDDPSTPSDETTIEGHFPSFVSLPLRCTNSGGGTSCGATVSPGSRWRFGVTAGSTSGRSAVEVTQARFTAEAVCR
- a CDS encoding Rieske 2Fe-2S domain-containing protein; amino-acid sequence: MKARTIRLCPRAQLDPRDVRVVPLERDEHGRPREALVLLDEEGEIRAYLNRCEHLPIPLDGGSREFLSEDGSHLRCGTHGALFRREDGLCIVGPCKDESLLSLPIRVAEDGWVELIE
- the map gene encoding type I methionyl aminopeptidase, whose amino-acid sequence is MGVEIMNPRMLDRMRKSCRLAAECLVMVGENLRAGMNTEEINTLVHEWILDHDGYPSPLHYGNPPFPKSVCTSVNDCVCHGIPDAKQVLKDGDIINVDVTIYYPKEHGFHGDTSATFYIGEPSEEAKHVVETARWALELGIQAVKDGARVRDIGRAIQDYVEGEGLSVVREFVGHGVGREFHMPPQIPHYYEPSAGKRLRRGMVFTIEPMVNVGHFKTEILSDHWTVLTKDRSLSAQFEHTIAVTRNGVEVLTARPQLLKHSEDKPWNKLGPLSTPASVADGDAAVSAE